A DNA window from Bos javanicus breed banteng chromosome 10, ARS-OSU_banteng_1.0, whole genome shotgun sequence contains the following coding sequences:
- the FAM98B gene encoding protein FAM98B, translating to MRGPDPGPEPTMEGDVLDTLEALGYKGPLLEEQALTKAAESGLSSPEFSELCVWLSSQIKSLCNLEESITSAGRDDLESFQLEISGFLKEMACPYSVLISGDIKDRLKKKDDCLKLLLFLSTELQALQILQNKKCKNSQLDKNSEIYQEVQAICDTLGIPKSTTSDIPLMLNQVESKVKDILSKVQKNHVGKPLLKIDLNLEQAEKLERINDALSCEYECRRRMLMKRLDVTVQSFGWSDRAKLKTDDIARIYQPKRYALSPKTTITLAHLLAAREDLSKIIRTSSGSSREKTACAINKVLMGRVPDRGGRPNEIEPPPPEMPPWQKRQEGSGRGGWGGGGGRGGGGSGRGGGGGGGGWGGGGGGGWGGAGGGGGRGGFQGRGDYGGRGDYGGRGGYGGRGGYGGRGYGDPYGGGGGGYRRY from the exons gtaTAAGGGACCACTGTTAGAAGAGCAAGCGCTTACAAAGGCAGCAGAGAGTGGACTGTCTTCACCTGAATTTTCAGAGCTCTGTGTTTGGTTAAGCTCTCAAATAAAATCACTGTGCAACTTGGAAGAAAGTATCACTTCAGCTG ggaGAGATGATCTAGAAAGCTTCCAGCTTGAAATAAgtggctttttaaaagaaatggcatGTCCATATTCTGTACTCATATCTGGAGATATTAAAGACCGCTTAAAAAAGAAGGATGATTGTTTGAAACTACTGT tattttTAAGTACAGAGCTTCAAGCTTTACAAATACTACAGAACAAGAAGTGTAAAAATTCTCAATTAGATAAAAATAGTGAAATTTATCAGGAAGTTCAAGCTATCTGCGATACCCTTGGGATTCCCAAGTCAACAACTTCTGACATTCCGCTTATGCTAAACCAAGTGGAATCAAAG gTGAAAGATATTCTCTCAAAAGTCCAGAAAAATCATGTGGGAAAACCACTGCTGAAAATTGATTTAAATCTGGAACAGGCG gaaaaactggaaagaatCAACGATGCTCTTTCATGTGAATATGAGTGCCGCCGGCGGATGTTGATGAAGCGATTAGATGTAACAGTGCAGTCCTTTGGATGGTCTGATAGAGCAAAG TTAAAAACAGATGACATAGCAAGAATTTACCAACCTAAGCGTTATGCTTTGTCACCCAAGACAACAATAACCTTGGCACATTTACTTGCTGCCCGTGAAGATCTGTCCAAGATCATCAGGACAAGTAGTGGATCCAGCCGGGAGAAGACAGCATGTGCCATTAATAAg GTGCTGATGGGAAGGGTGCCTGACAGGGGAGGACGGCCGAATGAAATTGAACCACCACCCCCTGAGATGCCGCCTTGGCAAAAGAGACAGGAAGGCAGTGGAAGGGGTGGTTGGGGTGGTGGAGGTGGCAGAGGAGGTGGTGGGAGtgggagaggtggtgggggaggaggcgggggatggggagggggaggaggcggagggtggggaggtgctgggggagggggtggtagaGGAGGTTTCCAAGGCAGGGGAGATTATGGTGGGAGGGGAGATTATGGTGGAAGAGGGGGCTatggaggaagaggaggctaTGGTGGAAGAGGTTATGGAGATCCGtatggaggaggtggtggtggataTAGAAGATATTAA